One region of Micromonospora ureilytica genomic DNA includes:
- a CDS encoding TetR/AcrR family transcriptional regulator produces MVVKRRYDSSRRQEQARQTRRAILEAAGRLFVDPGYAATPLTAVAVEAGVAVQTLYAVFGSKRQLLSQLVDVTLAGDDEPVALPDRPFVAEIRALTDPRAKLVRYARHLAEVNARQAQVMLALAGAATADPDAAEIWRKNVDDRRRGMAMFAAELVGTGGVRPDLGVDQVADILWLAQDVRNFDWLVRQRGWAIEQYQRWYVDTVSGAIIASADL; encoded by the coding sequence GTGGTTGTCAAGAGACGTTATGACTCTTCCCGCCGGCAGGAGCAGGCCCGACAGACCCGACGAGCAATCCTCGAAGCGGCTGGCCGGCTGTTCGTCGACCCGGGCTACGCGGCCACACCGCTGACCGCTGTCGCCGTGGAAGCCGGCGTCGCGGTCCAGACCCTGTACGCGGTGTTCGGCAGCAAGCGGCAACTGCTCTCCCAGTTGGTCGACGTCACCCTGGCCGGCGACGACGAACCGGTGGCCCTGCCGGACCGGCCCTTCGTCGCCGAGATCCGCGCACTCACCGACCCCCGGGCCAAGCTCGTCCGCTACGCCCGCCACCTGGCCGAGGTCAACGCCCGGCAGGCCCAGGTGATGCTCGCGTTGGCCGGCGCGGCCACGGCCGATCCGGACGCCGCCGAGATCTGGCGCAAGAACGTCGACGACCGCCGCCGCGGCATGGCCATGTTCGCCGCCGAACTCGTCGGCACGGGAGGCGTCCGCCCCGACCTGGGCGTCGATCAGGTGGCCGACATCCTCTGGTTGGCCCAGGACGTCCGCAACTTCGACTGGCTCGTCCGGCAACGCGGCTGGGCGATCGAGCAGTACCAGCGGTGGTATGTGGACACCGTCAGCGGCGCGATCATCGCCAGCGCCGACTTATGA
- a CDS encoding class I SAM-dependent methyltransferase, translating to MADAASLRARSAAFWAGAAAGWIRHADRQDETGRPLGAVAMGRLAARPAERILDVGCGCGGTTAEIAAAVGETGAAIGVDLDEAMVTSARRRFPTDGYPGIQFHVADIETLDVVPGAPFDAAFSRMTVMLLADPVAGCRTIRRSLRPGGRLAATVFRDSGVNPWLSAAMLGAAPHLGPLPPLPVGDEPGPFAFADPARLVRTLTNAGFTAVTITQCDVALEAPDDADAVAEWLIEVGPAGAAYRAAPPAGQASARAGVARLLDRFREPGVGYRLPTGLWLVAANAAGTPTHHETREDNIQ from the coding sequence ATGGCCGACGCCGCCAGCCTGCGGGCCCGCAGCGCCGCTTTCTGGGCGGGAGCGGCAGCTGGCTGGATTCGCCACGCCGATCGGCAGGACGAGACCGGTCGACCGCTGGGCGCGGTGGCCATGGGTCGACTGGCCGCACGACCCGCCGAGCGAATCCTCGATGTGGGCTGCGGCTGCGGCGGCACCACTGCCGAGATCGCCGCTGCGGTCGGCGAGACCGGCGCGGCGATCGGTGTCGACCTCGACGAGGCGATGGTGACCTCCGCTCGACGCCGGTTCCCCACCGACGGGTACCCGGGCATCCAGTTCCACGTGGCCGACATCGAGACCCTCGATGTCGTGCCGGGCGCCCCGTTCGACGCGGCGTTCTCACGAATGACAGTGATGCTGTTGGCGGACCCGGTCGCCGGCTGCCGCACGATCCGACGGTCACTGCGCCCGGGTGGGCGCCTCGCCGCGACCGTCTTCCGCGACAGCGGCGTCAACCCGTGGCTGTCCGCGGCGATGCTCGGCGCCGCACCGCATCTCGGACCGTTACCACCGCTCCCGGTCGGTGACGAGCCCGGTCCGTTCGCGTTCGCCGACCCGGCGCGGCTCGTTCGGACCCTCACCAACGCCGGCTTCACCGCCGTCACGATCACACAGTGCGATGTCGCCCTGGAGGCTCCGGACGACGCCGACGCGGTGGCCGAATGGCTTATCGAGGTCGGCCCGGCCGGTGCCGCGTACCGGGCGGCTCCGCCGGCTGGTCAGGCTTCGGCCCGGGCGGGGGTCGCCCGGCTGCTCGACCGGTTCCGTGAGCCCGGCGTCGGCTACCGGCTGCCCACCGGCCTCTGGCTCGTCGCCGCGAACGCCGCCGGAACCCCTACCCACCACGAAACCCGTGAGGACAACATCCAATGA